TCGCGTCCACTGTGTTGGTTCTGAAACCACGAACAGCCCCATGCCATGGTCACGGTGTGGTGCGGCTGGACAGTTTCATAGTGTTTCGGTGGTCATAGCGTGAGGGAAACGCCCGGTTACATTCCGAACCCGGAAGCTAAGCCTTACAGCGCCGATGGTACTGCAGGGGGGACCCTGTGGGAGAGTAGGACACCGCCGAACTCCTTTTAGAGCTCCGGCTCTTGGGCACACAGCCCGAGAGCCGGAGCTTTTTTGCGTTGGGGTAAGGTCAGGGGGCATCGTTGGCTCATTTCCTACTGGAGGCCCCCGGGTGGAGGTCCAGGAGACCCGTGTCCAGACAGACCGGGTCCTCACCATCCCCAACATCCTCAGCATGGCGCGTCTCGTCGGCGTGCCCGTGTTCCTGTGGCTGATCCTCCGGCCCGAGTTCGGAGGCCCGCAGAGCGACGGCTGGGCTCTCCTGGTGTTGGCTTTCAGCGGCATCACCGACTACCTGGACGGCAAGCTCGCGCGACGCTGGAACCAGATCAGCAGCCTCGGCCGGCTCCTCGACCCGGCCGCCGACCGGCTCTACATTCTTTCCACCCTGGTCGGTCTGACCTGGCGGGAGATTCTTCCTGTCTGGTTGACGGCTGCA
This Streptomyces sp. NBC_00377 DNA region includes the following protein-coding sequences:
- a CDS encoding CDP-alcohol phosphatidyltransferase family protein, which translates into the protein MEVQETRVQTDRVLTIPNILSMARLVGVPVFLWLILRPEFGGPQSDGWALLVLAFSGITDYLDGKLARRWNQISSLGRLLDPAADRLYILSTLVGLTWREILPVWLTAALLARELMLLVMVGILRRHGYPPPQVNFLGKAATFNLMYAFPLLLLSDGSGWLASLGAIFGWAFAGWGTTLYWWAGVLYVVQVRRLVRADAMAAD